The sequence CCGACGTATTCGAGGATGCCCTCGCCGAGCTGGTTGTAGTAGTCGTTGATCTGCCGCGCCCGCTTGGCCGCGTAGATCACCAGCGCGTACTTGCTCGACGCCCGCTGCAACAGCTCGTCGATGGGCGGGTTGGTGATACCGAGGGGCGTGTCGTAACCGCCGATCAACGCCGGGTCGAACTCGTCGGCGTCGGTCACCACGGCCGAGTCGGTCTGCGAGGTACTCACTTAAGACAATCTCCTGAAGCTCTTTGGCTGGGGGCGGGTCGCGCCTGCTGGTTGTCGTCCGGGCAAATCAGACCGCGCCCGATGCGGTATCCACCAGCAAGGATACCAATTCTGAGCAGGCGGTTTCCAATCGACCGTTGACCACGACCGCGTCGAAGTCTCCTTGTGCCGCCAACTCGGTGCGTGCGGTGGCCAACCGGCGTTGCATGACGTCCGCGGATTCGGTGCCGCGGCCGGCCAGTCTGGCCTGCAGCGTCTCCCAATCCGGCGGGGCCAGAAACACCGTGACCGCCTCCGGCAGGGCCTTCTTGATGGCCCGGGCCCCGGCCAGGTCGACCTCGATCAGAACGGGCCGGCCGGAGCGGGTGGCGGCTAGGACGGGGGCCGCCGGAGTACCTGACCGCTGCAGCCCGCCGTGAATGTCGGCCCACTCCAGGAGCTCATTTTGCTCAACCAGCCGGTCAAACTCCGCCGGCGTAACAAATCGGTAGTCGACGCCGTCCACCTCCCCCGGCCTGGGTGCCCGGGTGGTGGCCGACACACTGAAATACAGGTCCGGAACCCGCTCTCGCAGGCACCGGACCACGCTCGACTTACCGACCGCGGATGGGCCGGACAGCACCACGACGCGTCCCGCGTGCCCGCTGCCCGGCCCTCCACCGGTATTCACTGCCGGGTCAGGAGAAGTCGAACTTCTCCAGCAGCGCCTTGCGCTGCCGGTCGCCCAGGCCACGCAGCCGGCGCGTGGGGGCGATCTCCAGCTCGGTCATGATCTCCTGCGCCTTGACCTTGCCGACCTTCGGCAACGCCTCCAGCAGCGCAGACACCTTCATCTTGCCAAGGACCTCGTCGGTCTCGGCGTCCTTGAGCACCTGCTTGAGATTGGTGCCGCCACGCTTGAGCCGGTCCTTGAGCTCCGCTCGGGCCCGACGCGCGGCCGCCGCCTTCTCCAACGCGGCGGCGCGCTGCTCGTCGGTCAACTGGGGAAGGGCCACGATTCCTCCGTCTCGTCATCATCGACAACGTCGATGTTTTCCTTGTCCCGGCCAGGTACTTCGGCCAGAGACGACGACCGTACCCACGCCGTCTGACGAAATCTAACCCCACCCCCCCGTTTCCGGCTACAAATGCCCAGCGTATGGGGTCCGGGCGCGCGCCATCTACCCGAGTCAGCCACGATCGGTCTGCCCTCCCGGGGTGAAGCGCGATCCCCGGCGGCGCGACCCGAAAAACCACTCTGAACTAGCCTTTTGCTTCTTCTCGCCGGCCGGATGGGACGCCGCGCCGTGGGCACGGCGGTGGACTTCGGGATGGGACCGGACATTCATGCCATTGACTTCGCACCTCGCGGCGTGTCGGGCGTGTCGAGGGCGGCTTCGGCCACCTACCGGGGGATCCATCGCGACGAACGCCGGCGCCGGCTTGATCCATCGGCCACCCGGGGACCACGTCCGGGAGGGGGTTTGGCGACCGAATTCGCATGCCAGCCTCTCGCGGACCCCGCCATTCGCTGGCAGCTGAATACCCCGTAAGCCCGCAGCCCGTTATTGCTATGCGAAGGCGTAAGTGGCGCAGCAAGAACCCGAAAAACCGGGAACCCGATGGACTAACAGCAACAATTCAGGGAGTTTTTACACTTAAACGGCCGAAGTCGTGGGTTGGCTACCTAATGTTCCGGCCAGGTGGGTGGTCCACCCGGGGGTGTTTATGGGGGGTATGACTATGAACATTTCCGCTGAATACCGTTTCGGTAGAGAAAGTGGGAATTCATGACAATGACAATGACGACAGTTGGCCGTGCTGGCCGGTGGGCTCTTGCAACGGCCGCGGTGTTGACCCTCGGCGCTTTTGGGATTGGCGCAGCCAGCGCCGAACCCAATGACGGAATCACCGGTGGCGCCGGCAACAACGGCGGCGTGAATGTGAATATGGGGCCGTTCGGCGGCGGCATGAATGTCGGCAGAAACGGCGGCTTCAACTTCGGCCCCAACGGAATCGGCGCCGGCGGCGGACAGAACAACAACGCCAACGTCAACATGGGGCCCTTCGGCGGCGGCATGAATGTCGGCAGAAACGGCGGCTTCAACTTCGGCCCCAACGGAATCGGCGCCGGCGGCGGACAGAACAACAACGCCAACGTCAACATGGGGCCCTTCGGCGGCGGTTACAGCACGAACGCCGGTGGCGGAGTCAACTTCGGCGGCCGGTAGCTGACAATCCAGGGCCTGCGGCGGCGCCCCCCGAACGGGCGCCCCCGCAGGCCCTGGTGCGTCGAGCCTCGCTGGGTCTCCGGAGCTATCCCGCAGCCAAGTAGGCCACGGCGTCCCGCAACCGTTCGGCCGCGGCACGCAGCGCGCCAGTCTGCGGGCCGACACGCAGCACCTCCCGCGAGACTGCCGGCAGCAAAGTGCCCTTGGCGGCCCCTCCCAGCCCGGCAAGGGCCTCTGGGCGTCCGCCCTGGGCCCCAACGCCCGGCACCAGCACCGGACCGCCCAGTGCGCTCAGATCGGGCACCTCGCGCAGCGTGGCGCCCACCACGACCCCGACTGAGCCCAGTCCCGCCACGCTCTCGGCCCGATTCGCTGCCGCGGCCGCGTCGACGACCGCCTGAGCCACCGTGCGGCCGTCCTCGCCCTGGGCTCGCTGCACGCTCGCCCCCTCCGGGTTGGAGGTGGCCGCCAGCACGAAGACACCCCGCCCATGGGCCGCCGCGGTCTCCAGCAGCGGCTGCAGTGACCCGAAACCCAGGTAGGGCGAGGCCGTCACCGCATCGGCGGCCAGCGGCGACTCGCCCGCCCAGGCGGTTGCGTAGGCGGCCATGGTCGAGCCGATGTCACCGCGCTTGGCGTCGGCCAGCACCAGCACACCGGCCTCGCGCAGCGCCGCGATGGTGCGCTCCAGCACGACGAACCCGGCCGACCCGTACGCCTCGAAGAACGCCACCTGCGGCTTGACAACCGCGAACCCGGCGAACGCCGTCACGCAGGTCTCGCTGAACGCCGCCAGCCCGTCCGGCGTGGCGGGCAGGCCCCACGAGGCCAGCAATTCGGGGTGCGGGTCGATGCCCAGGCACAGCGGCCCGCGGGCCGCCGTCGCCTCGGCCAGCCGTGCACCGAACCCCGGTATCACTACTGCCCGCCGAGGGTGCTGTGCAGCTCCTGCAGGGAACGCACCCCGATATCGCCCCGGATGCCGGCCTCGATGCCCTGCACCGCCGCGGCCGCACCTTGAACCGTGGTGATGCACGGGATGTTCACACCGACCGCGGCAGAGCGGATCTCATAGCCGTCCACCCGAGGACCGGAGTTTCCGTACGGGGTGTTGATCACCAGATCCACCTCACCGGCCCGGATCGCGTCCACCGCGGACAGGACCGGCCGGTCGGGACTGGGCTCCTCGAAGTTCTTGCGCACCACATCGCACGGAATCCCGTTGCGGCGCAGCATCTCCGCGGTGCCCTCGGTGGCCAGAACCCGGAAGCCCAAGTCGGCGAGCCGTTTGACCGGAAACACCAGGGAACGCTTGTCGTGGTTGGCCACCGACACGAAGACCGTGCCCTGGGCGGGCAGCGATCCATAGGCCGCGGTCTGGCTCTTGGCGAACGCGGTGCCGAAGTCGCGGTCGATGCCCATCACCTCACCGGTGGACTTCATCTCCGGGCCGAGCAACGAGTCGATGCCGGAGCCGTCCGCGCGACGGAACCGGTGGAACGGCAACACGGCCTCCTTGACCGCGATGGGGGCGTTCTGGCCGACGGTGGCGCCGTCCCCGGTGGCCGCCAACAGGCCCTCAGACCGCAGTTCGGCGATGGTGGCGCCCAGCATGACGCGCGCGCAGGCCTTGGCCAGCGGTACCGCGGTGGCCTTGGACACGAACGGGACGGTGCGGCTGGCCCGCGGATTGGCCTCCAGGACGTAGAGCACGTCGTCCTTGAGGGCGAACTGAACGTTGAGCAGCCCCACCACCCCGACACCGTGGGCGATCGCCTCGGTGGCACGACGCACCTTTTCGATGTCGCTGCGCCCCAGCGTCACCGGCGGCAGCGCGCACGCCGAGTCACCGGAGTGGATGCCGGCTTCCTCGATGTGCTCCATGATGCCGCCGATGTAGACCTCGGTGCCGTCGCACAGCGCGTCGACGTCGATCTCGATGGCGTCTTCCAGGAACCGGTCGACCAGCACCGGGTGCTCCGGTGACAGCTGGGTGGCCCGGGTGATGTAGCCCTGCAGGGTCTCTTCGTCGTAGACGATCTCCATGCCCCGCCCGCCCAGCACGTACGACGGGCGCACCAGGACCGGGTAACCGATGTCGGCGGCGATCCGCTTGGCCTGCTCGAACGTCGTCGCGGTGCCGTAGCGCGGCGCCGGCAGCCCGGCGGTGGTCAGCACGTCACCGAACGCACCGCGGTCCTCGGCCAGATCGATGGCTTCCGGGCTGGTTCCGACGATCGGCACCCCGGCGTCGGCCAGCCGCTGGGCCAGCCGCAGCGGGGTCTGCCCGCCCAGCTGCACGATCACCCCGACCACCCCGGGGCCGCCCTGCCCGGACTGCTGTTCGGCGTAGTACACCTCGAGCACGTCCTCGAACGTCAACGGTTCGAAGTAGAGCCGGTCGGCGGTGTCGTAGTCGGTGGACACCGTCTCCGGGTTGCAGTTGACCATCACCGTCTCGAACCCGGCCTGGCTCAAGGTGATCGCGGCATGCACGCAGCTGTAGTCGAACTCGATGCCCTGACCGATCCGGTTGGGCCCCGAACCCAGGATGAGCACCTTGGGTTTGGTGTCCTGCGCGGCCACCTCGGTCTCGGCGGCGGGGT is a genomic window of Mycolicibacter heraklionensis containing:
- the rpoZ gene encoding DNA-directed RNA polymerase subunit omega; protein product: MSTSQTDSAVVTDADEFDPALIGGYDTPLGITNPPIDELLQRASSKYALVIYAAKRARQINDYYNQLGEGILEYVGPLVEPGLQEKPLSIALREIHADLLEYTEGE
- the gmk gene encoding guanylate kinase gives rise to the protein MNTGGGPGSGHAGRVVVLSGPSAVGKSSVVRCLRERVPDLYFSVSATTRAPRPGEVDGVDYRFVTPAEFDRLVEQNELLEWADIHGGLQRSGTPAAPVLAATRSGRPVLIEVDLAGARAIKKALPEAVTVFLAPPDWETLQARLAGRGTESADVMQRRLATARTELAAQGDFDAVVVNGRLETACSELVSLLVDTASGAV
- the mihF gene encoding integration host factor, actinobacterial type, which produces MALPQLTDEQRAAALEKAAAARRARAELKDRLKRGGTNLKQVLKDAETDEVLGKMKVSALLEALPKVGKVKAQEIMTELEIAPTRRLRGLGDRQRKALLEKFDFS
- the pyrF gene encoding orotidine-5'-phosphate decarboxylase, which encodes MPGFGARLAEATAARGPLCLGIDPHPELLASWGLPATPDGLAAFSETCVTAFAGFAVVKPQVAFFEAYGSAGFVVLERTIAALREAGVLVLADAKRGDIGSTMAAYATAWAGESPLAADAVTASPYLGFGSLQPLLETAAAHGRGVFVLAATSNPEGASVQRAQGEDGRTVAQAVVDAAAAANRAESVAGLGSVGVVVGATLREVPDLSALGGPVLVPGVGAQGGRPEALAGLGGAAKGTLLPAVSREVLRVGPQTGALRAAAERLRDAVAYLAAG
- the carB gene encoding carbamoyl-phosphate synthase large subunit, with product MPRRTDLRHVLVIGSGPIVIGQACEFDYSGTQACRVLKAEGLQVSLVNSNPATIMTDPEYADNTYVEPITWEFVEKVLAQQAERGNKVDALLATLGGQTALNTAVALHEHGVLERYGVELIGADFEAIQRGEDRQQFKDIVAKVGGESARSRVCYTMAEVTETVAELGLPVVVRPSFTMGGLGSGLAASLDEVERMAGDGLAASPTANVLIEESIYGWKEFELELMRDGNDNVVVVCSIENVDPMGVHTGDSVTVAPAMTLTDREYQRMRDLGIAILREVGVDTGGCNIQFAVNPHDGRLIVIEMNPRVSRSSALASKATGFPIAKIAAKLAIGYTLDEIINDITKETPACFEPALDYVVVKAPRFAFEKFPGADPRLTTTMKSVGEAMSLGRNFIESLGKVMRSLETDRAGFWTKPDPEEDSPAAALERLRTPTEGRLYDIELALRLGATVEQVAEASGVDPWFVEQINGLVALRTEVVDTPVLDADLLRRCKYSGLSDHQIAVLRPELAGEDGVRLLRNRLGIHPVFKTVDTCAAEFESKTPYHYSTFELDPAAETEVAAQDTKPKVLILGSGPNRIGQGIEFDYSCVHAAITLSQAGFETVMVNCNPETVSTDYDTADRLYFEPLTFEDVLEVYYAEQQSGQGGPGVVGVIVQLGGQTPLRLAQRLADAGVPIVGTSPEAIDLAEDRGAFGDVLTTAGLPAPRYGTATTFEQAKRIAADIGYPVLVRPSYVLGGRGMEIVYDEETLQGYITRATQLSPEHPVLVDRFLEDAIEIDVDALCDGTEVYIGGIMEHIEEAGIHSGDSACALPPVTLGRSDIEKVRRATEAIAHGVGVVGLLNVQFALKDDVLYVLEANPRASRTVPFVSKATAVPLAKACARVMLGATIAELRSEGLLAATGDGATVGQNAPIAVKEAVLPFHRFRRADGSGIDSLLGPEMKSTGEVMGIDRDFGTAFAKSQTAAYGSLPAQGTVFVSVANHDKRSLVFPVKRLADLGFRVLATEGTAEMLRRNGIPCDVVRKNFEEPSPDRPVLSAVDAIRAGEVDLVINTPYGNSGPRVDGYEIRSAAVGVNIPCITTVQGAAAAVQGIEAGIRGDIGVRSLQELHSTLGGQ